One genomic region from Caldanaerovirga acetigignens encodes:
- the lexA gene encoding transcriptional repressor LexA, whose product MYENLSPRQKQILDFIRDFLKKRGYPPSVREICAATNLKSTATVHSYLVQLEKKGFITRDPQKPRAIIVSDNKYLFDSSFVPVPLVGRVTAGQPILAEENIQGVFPLPKDMVPESEVFMLKIQGNSMIEAGIFDGDYVIVKVSNTAENGDIVVALLGDEATVKRFFKESDHIRLQPENRYMEPIIVKDVKILGKVIGLFRRF is encoded by the coding sequence ATGTATGAAAATTTATCGCCGAGACAAAAACAGATATTGGATTTCATACGTGATTTTTTAAAAAAGAGAGGTTATCCCCCTTCGGTGCGCGAAATATGCGCTGCTACTAATCTGAAATCCACCGCTACTGTTCATTCCTACTTGGTTCAATTGGAAAAAAAGGGTTTTATAACGCGAGATCCTCAGAAACCCCGGGCCATTATTGTATCGGACAACAAATATTTATTCGACTCCAGTTTCGTGCCAGTACCACTTGTAGGCAGAGTCACTGCGGGACAACCCATCCTGGCGGAAGAAAACATTCAGGGCGTGTTCCCGCTTCCTAAGGATATGGTTCCCGAATCAGAAGTATTTATGTTGAAAATTCAAGGAAACAGCATGATAGAAGCTGGTATTTTTGATGGCGATTATGTGATTGTAAAGGTATCCAATACGGCGGAAAACGGCGATATAGTAGTAGCGCTGTTAGGAGACGAAGCTACCGTCAAGAGATTTTTTAAAGAAAGCGACCATATAAGGCTACAGCCGGAAAATCGATATATGGAGCCTATCATTGTAAAAGACGTTAAGATTTTAGGTAAGGTAATAGGCCTTTTTAGAAGGTTTTAA